The following are from one region of the Tenacibaculum dicentrarchi genome:
- a CDS encoding c-type cytochrome — MKIIVALVVITSVISCGDKRKPQLQYMPDMYVSVPYDANGANGINNKMVDRLPVAGTVSRKGIVAYDIPNTNEGYEKAKATLKNPLPTTEENLAKGKELYGIYCAACHGKKGDGNGILSQRDKFNGIPNYKERDLNPGNIYHVIMYGKNLMGSHAGQLQYNERWQIVQYVEKLRSELK, encoded by the coding sequence GTGAAAATAATCGTAGCTTTAGTTGTTATAACAAGTGTTATTTCATGTGGAGATAAACGTAAACCACAACTACAATATATGCCTGATATGTATGTATCTGTTCCTTATGATGCGAATGGTGCAAATGGTATAAATAATAAAATGGTAGACAGGTTACCTGTTGCAGGTACAGTAAGTAGAAAAGGTATTGTAGCTTATGATATTCCTAATACAAATGAAGGATATGAAAAAGCAAAAGCAACTTTAAAAAACCCTTTACCTACTACTGAAGAGAATTTAGCAAAAGGTAAGGAGTTATACGGAATTTACTGTGCTGCTTGTCATGGTAAAAAAGGTGATGGTAACGGAATTTTATCTCAAAGAGATAAATTTAACGGTATACCAAACTATAAAGAAAGAGACTTAAACCCTGGTAATATTTATCATGTTATTATGTATGGTAAAAATTTAATGGGATCTCATGCAGGACAATTACAATACAATGAACGTTGGCAAATTGTACAGTATGTAGAGAAGTTAAGAAGTGAATTAAAATAA
- a CDS encoding quinol:cytochrome C oxidoreductase — MYQFTGKLKILAIALIILGALGTAISFMSAPKTLEQAKEILAKQHGAHHDEHATNDTHAVATHAEKTTESHTESVAHATTAHSDAVSTHTASTEVHADNHDAHAEHAFHQMQNRPWAAFYVALMFFLGVTLLVLAFYAIQRVAQAGWSVVLFRVMEAITANLHYVSAIMLVFLIATFMHMNHLFPWMNEGVFDPQHANYDAVVDGKKWFLNTPGWLMRSIFYLTVWNVYRFIIRKGSIKQENGDLKLHMKNYNISVVFLFFFLITESMMSWDWIMGIDPHWFSTLFGWYVLATFLVSALTVIAFVTIYLRAKGFLPFVNDSHIHDLAKYMFGFSVFWTYLWFAQFMLIWYADIPEETTYYLLRFNEYKVPFLAMVVMNFIFPVLLLINSDFKSVPWFVTIGGVVILAGHYLDLFVMIMPGTVGAQYGFGIGEISGILFFLGLFIFATFNAFAKANPLAKGNPFLHESETHHYYNIEHRGQDSNSH; from the coding sequence ATGTACCAGTTTACAGGAAAATTAAAAATACTTGCTATTGCTCTTATTATTTTAGGAGCGTTAGGTACTGCCATCAGTTTTATGTCGGCACCTAAAACTTTAGAACAAGCAAAAGAAATTTTAGCAAAACAGCACGGTGCTCATCATGATGAGCATGCTACTAATGATACTCATGCAGTAGCAACTCATGCTGAAAAAACAACAGAATCACATACTGAATCAGTAGCACATGCAACAACTGCTCACTCTGATGCAGTTTCTACACATACAGCTAGTACTGAAGTTCATGCTGATAATCATGATGCACATGCAGAACATGCTTTTCATCAAATGCAAAATCGTCCTTGGGCAGCATTTTATGTAGCTTTAATGTTCTTTTTAGGTGTAACTTTATTAGTATTAGCTTTTTATGCAATTCAAAGAGTAGCACAAGCAGGTTGGTCTGTAGTGTTATTTAGAGTGATGGAAGCTATTACAGCTAATTTACATTATGTAAGTGCTATAATGTTAGTGTTTTTAATCGCTACATTTATGCATATGAATCATTTATTTCCTTGGATGAATGAAGGAGTTTTTGACCCGCAACACGCAAATTATGATGCTGTTGTAGATGGTAAAAAATGGTTTTTAAACACGCCAGGATGGTTAATGAGAAGTATCTTTTATTTAACGGTATGGAATGTATATCGTTTTATCATTAGAAAAGGATCTATAAAGCAAGAAAATGGAGATTTAAAATTACACATGAAAAACTATAATATTTCTGTTGTATTTTTATTCTTTTTCCTTATTACAGAATCAATGATGTCTTGGGATTGGATTATGGGAATTGACCCACACTGGTTCTCTACATTATTTGGATGGTATGTATTAGCTACTTTTTTAGTATCGGCATTAACAGTAATTGCATTTGTAACAATTTACTTAAGAGCTAAAGGTTTCTTACCATTTGTAAACGATAGTCATATTCATGATTTAGCGAAATATATGTTTGGTTTTTCAGTATTTTGGACCTACTTATGGTTTGCTCAGTTTATGTTAATTTGGTATGCTGATATCCCTGAAGAAACAACATATTACTTATTGCGTTTTAATGAATACAAAGTACCATTTTTGGCAATGGTGGTTATGAACTTTATCTTTCCTGTATTATTATTAATCAATAGTGATTTTAAAAGCGTACCTTGGTTTGTAACAATAGGAGGTGTTGTAATATTAGCAGGTCATTATTTAGATTTATTCGTGATGATTATGCCTGGAACAGTTGGTGCACAATACGGATTTGGGATTGGAGAAATAAGTGGAATTTTATTCTTCTTAGGATTGTTTATATTTGCTACTTTTAATGCCTTTGCAAAAGCAAATCCATTAGCAAAAGGGAATCCATTTTTACACGAAAGTGAAACACACCATTACTATAATATTGAACATAGAGGACAAGATAGTAATAGTCATTAA